The following proteins come from a genomic window of Bactrocera dorsalis isolate Fly_Bdor chromosome 6, ASM2337382v1, whole genome shotgun sequence:
- the LOC125779557 gene encoding uncharacterized protein LOC125779557, which translates to MSATVHKILVHSAQIMEASLVPVGCLGENASEARNKFYKKDRIAHERKNSQSNNIVNVFNRAMDSFDPLLSSICLNNRTKNKLIRRIPHEATELLELLAVPDNLDVASTSR; encoded by the coding sequence ATGTCGGCAACAGTCCACAAGATTTTAGTTCATTCGGCACAAATAATGGAGGCGTCTTTAGTACCAGTTGGCTGCCTAGGCGAAAATGCATCAGAAGCAAGAAATAAGTTTTACAAAAAAGATCGTATTGCTCATGAGAGGAAAAATTCACAAAGTAACAATATTGTCAATGTGTTTAATAGAGCTATGGATTCTTTTGACCCTTTGTTATCAAGTATCTGCTTAAATAAtcgtactaaaaataaattaatccgAAGAATCCCACATGAAGCTACTGAACTTTTAGAGTTGCTTGCTGTTCCAGACAATTTAGACGTGGCTTCTACGTCCCGTTAG